In candidate division KSB1 bacterium, one DNA window encodes the following:
- the dnaA gene encoding chromosomal replication initiator protein DnaA, translating to MERTAAEVWTECLSLIQDRVNPQSFTTWFRPIEAVKLEGRQLTIQVPSQFFYEWIDQHYRSVIEDALSECLGDGAGIRYAVVVSDKIDPFQAPQARPAPRATSTNGLLSEQYTFANFVEGSSNQFAKAAAMAVSESPGSTAFNPLVIYGGAGLGKTHLIQAIGNHAISIGSVRRVCYVSSEKFTLEFINSIQQNKTTEFSANYRNVDLLLVDDIQFFSNKERTLEEFFHTFNALYHAGKQIVLTCDRPPRELHGMEQRLISRFHWGLTVDIQIPDYETRLAILHKKADQNGLELPEEIFEFIATHVTMNIRELEGSLIKLLAYSSLTKTEITLETAKRVLRDICAPKKVNTTVEEVQRIVARYFGIPEDMMRAKSRKKEIALARQVAMYLAKMHTNNSLKTIGLHFGGRDHSTVIHALNLVETLRAKDDAFRQKIDDLAQKIRLSIA from the coding sequence ATGGAGCGGACTGCAGCAGAGGTTTGGACCGAGTGTCTGTCATTGATTCAGGACAGGGTAAACCCTCAGAGTTTTACGACGTGGTTTAGGCCAATCGAGGCCGTGAAGCTGGAGGGACGACAACTGACTATTCAGGTGCCCAGTCAGTTCTTTTATGAATGGATCGATCAGCATTACCGCTCGGTGATTGAGGATGCTCTCTCGGAGTGTCTGGGGGACGGAGCGGGAATAAGATACGCAGTGGTCGTTAGTGACAAGATTGACCCCTTTCAAGCGCCCCAGGCGCGCCCCGCGCCGAGAGCTACTTCCACAAATGGTCTTCTCAGCGAGCAATACACGTTCGCTAACTTTGTGGAAGGATCCAGTAACCAATTTGCCAAAGCAGCTGCAATGGCCGTTTCTGAATCTCCAGGGAGCACCGCTTTCAACCCATTGGTGATCTACGGCGGCGCGGGCCTTGGGAAAACTCACCTAATTCAGGCTATTGGTAACCACGCCATTTCCATCGGTAGCGTGCGACGTGTGTGTTACGTGTCCAGCGAAAAGTTCACCCTAGAGTTTATCAACTCCATACAGCAGAACAAGACCACTGAGTTCAGCGCCAACTATCGCAATGTGGACCTCCTCCTGGTGGACGATATCCAGTTTTTTTCCAATAAGGAGCGCACACTGGAGGAGTTCTTTCACACTTTCAATGCGCTCTACCATGCCGGGAAGCAGATTGTGCTTACCTGTGACAGGCCTCCCCGAGAACTCCACGGAATGGAGCAACGCCTTATTTCCCGTTTTCACTGGGGCCTCACGGTAGACATCCAGATTCCTGACTACGAGACGCGGCTAGCTATCCTTCACAAGAAGGCTGACCAAAATGGCCTCGAGCTCCCCGAGGAAATATTTGAGTTCATCGCTACGCACGTGACAATGAATATCCGTGAATTGGAAGGGTCCCTCATTAAGCTTTTGGCGTACTCGTCCCTCACGAAAACGGAGATTACTTTAGAAACGGCAAAGCGCGTCCTGCGCGACATATGCGCGCCTAAGAAGGTTAATACCACCGTGGAGGAAGTGCAGCGGATTGTTGCTCGGTACTTCGGCATACCGGAGGATATGATGAGAGCAAAATCAAGGAAGAAAGAAATTGCTCTCGCACGCCAGGTAGCCATGTACTTAGCAAAGATGCACACCAACAACTCTCTGAAAACAATTGGGCTTCACTTTGGTGGGAGGGACCACAGCACGGTGATTCACGCCCTTAACCTCGTGGAGACCCTCCGTGCGAAGGACGACGCATTCAGGCAGAAAATAGACGATCTTGCCCAGAAAATCAGGCTTTCCATCGCCTAA
- the dnaN gene encoding DNA polymerase III subunit beta, giving the protein MEIAVSRSELYKGLQKVLPAVPAKTTLPILTNILFRAEGDSVKLTGTDLEISVTTSIPAEVVEGGSVAVSARTLGDIVRELPDVGLHVACDERQRMTITTDRGTYTLLGQQAEDFPSVTGEEYENSFQIAASVFARLIEKSVFAVSSDVQRRVLTGVCFEVYPDELRLVATDGHRLSKVVYKQQNLSSGERISVIVPPRALLAASKAIGEGVTYFQIKVAPDQIMFSSDATEVYAKLIEGQYPNYEKVIPSDNDKILIVDKEEMTAALRRVAIFSSSTTRQVRLEMDQNNLTVSSEDVEVGGEGREVLSVEYEGQPLRIGYNASYLLEILRHIETNVARFELRDPMSAAVIRPSVQREDEDFLALVMPIRLTEE; this is encoded by the coding sequence ATGGAAATTGCAGTCAGCAGGTCAGAGCTCTACAAGGGACTGCAAAAGGTACTTCCTGCTGTACCCGCAAAGACCACGTTGCCCATACTGACAAACATCCTCTTTCGGGCGGAGGGGGATTCCGTTAAACTTACCGGTACAGATTTGGAAATATCCGTAACTACTTCCATTCCGGCAGAGGTGGTCGAAGGGGGCTCGGTGGCGGTGTCGGCCCGCACACTCGGGGATATTGTGCGTGAACTCCCCGACGTCGGACTGCATGTTGCTTGTGACGAACGGCAGCGAATGACCATCACTACGGACCGGGGCACGTATACCCTTCTTGGACAACAAGCAGAAGATTTTCCTAGCGTCACAGGAGAAGAGTACGAAAACTCATTTCAAATTGCCGCTTCAGTTTTTGCTAGACTGATTGAAAAGAGCGTATTTGCGGTTTCTTCTGACGTGCAAAGGCGGGTGTTAACAGGGGTTTGTTTTGAGGTTTATCCTGATGAGCTACGATTGGTTGCTACTGATGGTCACCGCTTGTCCAAGGTTGTGTACAAGCAGCAAAACCTATCCTCGGGTGAAAGAATTAGTGTAATTGTGCCGCCGCGCGCGCTCCTTGCCGCATCTAAAGCTATTGGGGAAGGTGTAACCTACTTTCAAATAAAGGTTGCTCCGGACCAGATTATGTTTTCGTCGGACGCAACTGAAGTTTACGCAAAGCTTATCGAAGGGCAATACCCTAACTATGAAAAGGTAATTCCCTCGGACAATGACAAGATACTAATCGTTGATAAGGAAGAAATGACTGCCGCGTTACGTCGGGTGGCTATCTTTTCTAGTTCCACGACCCGTCAAGTCCGATTGGAGATGGATCAAAACAACCTTACTGTCAGCTCCGAGGACGTCGAGGTGGGTGGTGAGGGGCGTGAAGTCCTCTCCGTGGAGTATGAAGGACAGCCGCTGCGGATAGGGTACAACGCTAGTTATCTGCTTGAGATTCTGCGCCATATAGAGACCAACGTCGCGCGCTTTGAGCTTCGTGATCCAATGAGCGCCGCTGTTATCCGACCCAGTGTGCAGAGGGAGGATGAGGATTTTCTCGCCTTAGTGATGCCTATCCGGCTGACGGAAGAATGA
- the recF gene encoding DNA replication and repair protein RecF (All proteins in this family for which functions are known are DNA-binding proteins that assist the filamentation of RecA onto DNA for the initiation of recombination or recombinational repair.): MWLKCVRLENFCNYESAEFELGPGVNIFWGENAQGKSNLIDGIYYLCFFRGVRGLPDDGVVRFGMDGFSVWGAFSFRSGIVRESRIVYDVHRGKIGLVDRKRIERRSELIGRFPTVAMSCDDYRLTKGGPAERRRFMDVLLCQVSRRYLEDVKRYTAVLKQRNSLLRGALGGGCDTHLGTWTEQLVEYGCRVMEARAQLLVRLKKWIGDYFARITETNSAVDIDYLPSVHAQEGSSLRQTFLERLQRLAAREKKLGVTLLGPHRDDMALIIHGRDFRQYGSRGDHKAMLIALRLAEHALLQEVTGESPILLMDDLLVDLDETRAARLGALLPPQAQVIITSTDKEAWRRVGLSSGSFRQYRVQGGTVTEVV, encoded by the coding sequence ATGTGGCTAAAGTGTGTGCGGTTGGAAAACTTTTGTAACTATGAGAGTGCCGAATTCGAGTTAGGTCCCGGGGTCAACATTTTTTGGGGTGAGAATGCACAGGGGAAGAGCAACCTAATTGACGGTATCTACTATCTTTGCTTCTTTCGCGGGGTTAGAGGCCTCCCAGATGATGGTGTGGTGCGGTTTGGGATGGATGGGTTTTCGGTGTGGGGGGCTTTTTCCTTTCGTTCAGGCATTGTCCGGGAGAGCCGTATTGTTTACGATGTGCATCGTGGAAAAATTGGTCTAGTTGACCGGAAACGCATTGAGCGGCGGTCAGAGCTCATTGGCCGTTTTCCCACTGTTGCAATGTCATGCGACGACTATAGATTGACCAAGGGTGGGCCCGCGGAGCGGCGGCGCTTCATGGACGTTTTACTGTGTCAGGTGAGTAGGCGGTACTTGGAAGATGTCAAGCGGTACACCGCGGTGCTTAAGCAGCGAAACTCTCTCCTCAGGGGGGCACTAGGAGGTGGTTGTGACACTCATCTTGGCACGTGGACAGAGCAGCTTGTGGAGTACGGTTGCAGGGTGATGGAGGCGCGGGCACAGCTCCTTGTCCGGCTAAAGAAGTGGATAGGCGACTACTTTGCAAGGATTACGGAAACGAATAGCGCAGTTGACATTGACTATCTTCCAAGCGTTCACGCCCAAGAGGGTAGCTCGCTGCGGCAGACATTTTTAGAGCGGCTGCAGCGCCTGGCGGCCAGAGAAAAGAAGCTGGGAGTTACGTTGCTTGGCCCCCACCGCGATGATATGGCACTTATCATTCATGGCCGCGATTTCCGGCAGTACGGTTCGCGTGGCGACCACAAGGCAATGCTCATTGCGCTCCGGCTGGCCGAACATGCCCTTCTCCAGGAAGTGACGGGGGAATCTCCCATCTTGCTCATGGACGACCTCCTTGTGGATTTGGACGAAACGCGGGCGGCGAGGTTGGGGGCCCTACTCCCTCCTCAGGCCCAAGTCATCATTACCTCCACAGACAAAGAGGCGTGGAGACGAGTCGGTTTGAGCAGCGGCTCCTTTCGCCAGTACCGCGTTCAGGGCGGCACGGTAACGGAGGTAGTCTAA
- a CDS encoding DUF721 domain-containing protein produces the protein MRHPSSLSAILQELLHNLGLERRVAEQAAIRLWPKAVGEHIAAVTTPVRVRDGVLFVKVKSSVWRQELLFQRRHILANINKIVGDGVIRAIHFE, from the coding sequence ATGCGACACCCTTCCTCTCTCAGTGCAATCTTACAGGAACTCCTTCATAACCTGGGGCTCGAGCGGCGAGTGGCCGAGCAGGCGGCGATCCGACTGTGGCCGAAAGCGGTCGGAGAGCACATCGCGGCCGTGACTACGCCGGTGCGCGTGCGGGACGGAGTCCTGTTTGTGAAAGTCAAGAGCAGTGTGTGGCGCCAGGAACTTCTATTTCAGAGGCGCCATATTCTTGCCAACATAAATAAGATCGTAGGAGACGGGGTCATTCGCGCCATTCATTTCGAATAG
- the gyrB gene encoding DNA topoisomerase (ATP-hydrolyzing) subunit B: MAESTITDSERYDASQIQVLRGLEAVRRRPAMYIGDVSVRGLHHLIYEVVDNSVDEALAGYCTQIDVTLNKDGSVTVEDDGRGIPVDTHPTQGKSALEVVMTMLHAGGKFDRKVYKVSGGLHGVGVSVVNALSEWCEVEVRRDGRVYVQRYERGVAVTPVRVKGRRKGTGTKTTFLPDREIFRKRNFSFEIVAERLRELAFLNKDLKLTLTDERTGRKEVFRYKGGLVAFVEYLDQSRDPIHPKPIYICDQKNGVPIEAAIQYNTSYMENIYTYVNNIHTTEGGTHLVGFKTALTRTLNNYASRHNLLKNLENSLSGEDVREGLTAVLSIKVLEPQFEGQTKTRLGNSEVRGLVESAVGEALSEYLEANPSVARKIIEKCVSAARSREAARKAKELTRRKTALEGGTLPGKLADCSSRDPAECELFLVEGDSAGGSAKQGRDRRFQAILPLKGKILNVEKARIDKILANEEIKTIVSAIGAGIGSDEVDPAKSRYGKVIIMTDADVDGAHIRTLLLTFFFRYLRPLIEHGMLYIAQPPLYRVAKGKQEQYVYEEEDLDKVLDSLGREGVEVQRYKGLGEMSPQQLWSTTMNPASRTLLQVTIEEAYDADRIFSVLMGDKVEPRRKFIEENARYVRNLDV, from the coding sequence GTGGCGGAGAGCACAATAACTGATAGCGAACGATACGATGCAAGCCAGATTCAGGTGCTGCGCGGTCTGGAGGCGGTGCGCCGGCGACCAGCTATGTACATTGGGGACGTCTCGGTACGCGGGTTGCACCACCTCATCTACGAGGTTGTGGATAACAGCGTGGATGAGGCCCTCGCTGGGTACTGCACGCAGATTGACGTCACCCTGAACAAGGACGGCAGCGTGACGGTTGAGGATGATGGTCGGGGCATACCGGTAGATACTCATCCCACCCAGGGCAAGTCGGCGCTGGAGGTCGTGATGACGATGCTCCACGCCGGTGGCAAATTTGACCGCAAGGTCTACAAGGTCTCCGGCGGGTTGCATGGCGTGGGGGTTTCGGTGGTTAACGCGCTCTCGGAATGGTGCGAAGTGGAGGTGCGCCGGGACGGACGAGTGTACGTGCAGCGCTACGAGCGGGGCGTGGCCGTCACACCTGTTCGGGTGAAGGGGAGAAGAAAAGGCACAGGGACCAAGACCACCTTTCTCCCGGATCGGGAAATATTCCGTAAGCGAAATTTTAGCTTTGAAATAGTTGCGGAGCGCCTCCGCGAGCTGGCCTTCCTGAACAAGGACCTCAAACTCACGCTCACCGACGAGCGCACCGGGCGCAAGGAGGTTTTCCGCTACAAAGGCGGACTTGTCGCGTTCGTCGAGTACCTGGATCAGTCTCGAGACCCGATCCACCCTAAGCCGATCTACATTTGCGACCAGAAGAATGGAGTCCCCATTGAGGCGGCCATTCAGTACAATACTTCCTACATGGAGAACATCTACACCTATGTAAACAACATCCACACCACAGAGGGTGGAACTCATCTGGTGGGGTTCAAGACCGCCCTCACACGCACATTGAACAACTATGCCAGTAGGCACAACCTCCTCAAGAATCTGGAGAACAGTCTAAGCGGGGAGGATGTTAGAGAAGGGTTGACTGCCGTCTTAAGCATCAAAGTGCTGGAGCCGCAGTTTGAGGGGCAGACAAAAACGAGACTCGGCAATAGCGAGGTGCGGGGACTGGTGGAGTCAGCCGTGGGTGAGGCCCTGAGCGAATACCTCGAGGCCAATCCCAGTGTGGCGCGGAAAATCATTGAAAAGTGTGTGAGCGCGGCAAGGTCACGGGAAGCCGCGCGCAAGGCGAAGGAGCTCACCAGACGAAAGACGGCGCTGGAGGGGGGGACGCTACCAGGCAAGTTAGCGGACTGCTCCAGCCGCGACCCCGCAGAATGTGAGCTCTTCCTGGTGGAGGGAGATTCCGCCGGTGGCTCAGCCAAACAGGGGCGTGATAGGCGCTTTCAGGCTATCCTCCCGCTCAAGGGAAAAATCCTCAATGTGGAAAAGGCGCGCATCGACAAAATCCTGGCTAACGAGGAGATCAAGACCATCGTCTCGGCCATTGGAGCTGGTATTGGTAGTGACGAGGTTGACCCGGCAAAGAGCCGCTACGGGAAGGTCATTATCATGACCGATGCAGATGTGGACGGGGCCCATATCAGAACGCTATTGCTTACTTTTTTCTTCCGCTACCTGCGCCCCCTCATCGAACATGGCATGCTGTACATCGCACAGCCGCCATTGTATCGTGTGGCCAAAGGCAAGCAAGAGCAGTACGTGTATGAAGAAGAGGATCTGGACAAAGTGTTGGACAGCTTAGGGCGCGAGGGGGTAGAGGTGCAGCGGTATAAGGGCTTAGGAGAGATGAGCCCGCAGCAGCTCTGGAGTACGACCATGAATCCAGCGTCGCGCACCTTGCTGCAGGTGACCATCGAAGAAGCCTATGACGCGGACCGCATCTTCTCGGTGCTGATGGGCGACAAAGTGGAGCCGCGGCGGAAGTTCATCGAAGAGAATGCGCGCTATGTGCGGAATCTGGACGTGTAG
- the gyrA gene encoding DNA gyrase subunit A: MQQERIYPIFIEEEMKDSYIDYSMSVIVSRALPDVRDGLKPVHRRVLFGMRELNLGPTAPYKKSARIVGEVLGKYHPHGDAAVYETLVRMAQDFSLRYPLVDGQGNFGSIDGDAPAAMRYTEARLAPIAEEVLRDLDKDTVDFVPNFDESLKEPTVLPSLLPNLLVNGAAGIAVGMATNIPPHNLREVVDALLYVVDHPAASAQELMQFIQGPDFPTGAIIVGVDGIAEAYTTGRGRIVVRARAAVEAQRGGRECIVITEIPYQVNKTSLIEGIADLVRSRKLEGISDIRDESDREGLRIVLELRREAPAKQILEYLYRHTQLQTTFGVIMLALVDGVPRILDLRQLLQHFLDFRHQVVVRRTKFELDKAEKRAHVLEGLKVALDNLDAVITLIRRSRDPETAKAGLMRQFRLSEVQAQAILDMRLQRLTSLERKKIEEEYRDVLKKIAYLKGLLASKARRMQLIKEELVELRDKYADPRRTEIIPSPEEFSIDEMIADESMVVVCTHRGFVKRIPLSSFRREMAASWPDIIPDGADDAPQEFIVASIRGQLLCFTSLGRCYALRVMDVPQGGKVAQGKLLRHLLGLAKEEVVVSCLAMDSEQSKTVILVSALGQVKRVPLSVLASQRRTGVAAMSLREGDALQAAHLSDGREHVILVTAEGRVLRFTGQGLREMGRAAAGVRGITLSTADRVVTSHLLTGEGTLCLVTAMGYGKLLKTNDIRPMNRAGKGVVGLKTSGRVGLLVAAGLVRDQGDLVVVLGDQNTVVVRSARDLRSHGRLIELKPKECVRGVSVLTIPHGVA, translated from the coding sequence GTGCAACAGGAAAGAATCTACCCCATATTCATCGAAGAGGAGATGAAGGACTCGTACATCGACTACTCCATGTCGGTGATCGTGTCCAGAGCGCTGCCGGATGTGCGCGACGGCCTGAAGCCGGTGCACCGCCGCGTGCTTTTCGGCATGCGTGAGTTGAATCTTGGTCCCACCGCTCCCTACAAGAAGAGCGCGCGCATCGTAGGAGAGGTTTTGGGCAAGTACCATCCGCACGGTGACGCGGCGGTCTATGAGACGCTGGTGCGGATGGCCCAAGACTTTTCTCTGCGTTACCCATTGGTGGACGGCCAGGGCAATTTTGGCTCCATCGATGGCGATGCCCCAGCTGCCATGCGCTACACCGAAGCGCGGCTGGCCCCCATCGCCGAGGAAGTCCTGAGAGACCTGGACAAGGACACGGTTGATTTTGTCCCCAACTTTGACGAATCCCTCAAGGAGCCCACAGTCCTTCCTTCCCTTCTGCCGAATCTCCTCGTCAACGGCGCCGCAGGTATCGCTGTGGGGATGGCCACCAATATTCCTCCGCACAACCTGCGCGAGGTTGTCGATGCGCTTCTCTACGTGGTTGATCACCCTGCAGCTTCCGCGCAGGAGTTGATGCAGTTTATTCAGGGCCCGGATTTCCCCACTGGGGCTATCATTGTGGGTGTGGACGGCATAGCCGAGGCCTACACCACGGGACGTGGGCGCATCGTTGTCAGGGCCAGAGCTGCCGTGGAGGCACAGCGTGGCGGACGGGAGTGCATTGTCATCACGGAGATTCCTTACCAGGTCAACAAGACATCCCTAATCGAGGGCATCGCTGACTTGGTGCGAAGCAGGAAGCTGGAGGGTATCAGCGACATCCGCGACGAATCTGACAGGGAAGGGCTACGGATTGTGCTGGAGCTGCGGCGAGAGGCCCCTGCCAAACAGATTTTGGAATATCTTTACCGTCACACCCAGCTGCAAACCACCTTTGGTGTAATCATGCTGGCCCTGGTGGACGGGGTTCCGCGCATCTTGGACCTGCGCCAACTGTTGCAGCACTTCCTCGACTTCCGCCACCAGGTCGTCGTGCGGCGGACGAAATTCGAGCTGGACAAGGCGGAGAAGCGGGCGCATGTATTAGAAGGCCTTAAGGTTGCTCTGGATAATCTCGACGCCGTGATCACCTTGATCCGACGCTCGCGCGATCCGGAGACCGCCAAAGCGGGCTTGATGCGGCAGTTTAGGCTCAGCGAGGTCCAGGCGCAAGCGATCTTGGACATGCGCTTGCAGCGCCTCACTAGCCTGGAGCGCAAGAAGATCGAAGAGGAATACCGGGATGTTCTGAAAAAGATCGCTTACCTCAAGGGGCTCCTCGCCAGCAAGGCACGGCGTATGCAGCTCATCAAGGAGGAGCTGGTGGAGCTGAGGGACAAGTATGCAGATCCGCGCCGCACGGAGATCATCCCCAGCCCAGAGGAATTTTCCATCGATGAGATGATAGCCGACGAGTCCATGGTGGTCGTGTGTACCCACCGTGGTTTTGTAAAACGCATTCCTCTCTCCAGCTTTCGGCGAGAGATGGCGGCATCATGGCCGGATATTATTCCCGACGGAGCCGATGATGCTCCGCAGGAGTTCATTGTCGCCAGCATCCGGGGACAGCTGCTCTGCTTCACCAGCCTCGGGCGATGTTATGCCCTCAGGGTGATGGATGTGCCACAGGGCGGCAAAGTGGCGCAGGGCAAGCTTCTGCGCCACCTGCTTGGTCTCGCCAAGGAGGAGGTTGTGGTCTCTTGTCTGGCAATGGATTCGGAGCAAAGCAAAACGGTGATCTTGGTGTCCGCTTTAGGGCAGGTCAAGCGGGTACCGCTTTCTGTCCTTGCCAGCCAACGACGCACAGGAGTCGCTGCGATGAGCCTGCGAGAAGGGGATGCGTTGCAAGCGGCGCACCTGTCCGATGGGCGGGAACACGTGATCCTTGTCACGGCGGAGGGTCGGGTGTTGCGTTTCACGGGGCAGGGGCTGCGGGAGATGGGGCGTGCCGCAGCCGGCGTGCGAGGTATTACACTTTCGACGGCAGATCGTGTAGTGACCAGCCACCTTCTGACCGGCGAAGGGACACTGTGCCTAGTGACAGCCATGGGGTACGGCAAGCTCTTGAAGACAAACGATATTAGACCCATGAACCGGGCAGGAAAGGGAGTAGTGGGGCTGAAGACCTCGGGTAGAGTGGGCTTGCTGGTTGCAGCCGGGCTTGTCCGCGACCAGGGTGATTTGGTGGTAGTCTTAGGCGATCAGAACACAGTGGTTGTGCGTAGTGCTCGGGATTTACGATCTCATGGGCGCCTGATCGAGCTAAAGCCGAAGGAGTGCGTCCGAGGGGTGTCGGTGCTGACAATTCCTCATGGAGTGGCCTGA
- a CDS encoding FecR family protein, whose amino-acid sequence MKTITTARKIAFVLVVSAALGVIGILASAPRTDQGSTKGRVSYVDGMAKRRGPQSEDWETAYQNTAVVDGDKVRTFRQSRAELELTELDLIRMAPQTTIDILQLYEEKKAQKRAVAIAVQEGDIWASVEGNVGEVDFKIKTPKAAAAITGTTVRVGVASDSSTELRVYTGQVSVTNAPERTDLKPQFILPPQEVPGPYEIPGPREVSLEEWFYIVKSMQKIKIDKQGRVVEAGSFSTKDPEEQSEWVRWNLRRDRQRQPEPRR is encoded by the coding sequence ATGAAAACGATAACGACGGCGCGCAAGATTGCCTTCGTGCTGGTGGTGAGCGCGGCTCTCGGGGTAATCGGCATACTCGCCAGCGCACCCAGGACCGACCAGGGAAGCACCAAGGGGCGGGTCTCCTATGTGGACGGGATGGCCAAACGGCGGGGGCCGCAGTCGGAAGATTGGGAGACCGCCTACCAGAACACCGCGGTTGTCGACGGGGACAAGGTGCGTACTTTCCGGCAATCGCGGGCCGAGCTGGAGCTGACCGAACTGGACTTGATCCGCATGGCCCCGCAGACTACCATCGACATTTTGCAGCTGTATGAGGAGAAGAAGGCGCAGAAGCGGGCGGTCGCCATTGCCGTGCAAGAGGGGGACATCTGGGCAAGCGTGGAAGGGAATGTGGGGGAGGTGGACTTTAAGATCAAGACGCCTAAAGCAGCGGCGGCCATTACCGGGACCACCGTGCGCGTAGGGGTGGCGAGCGACTCCTCGACCGAGCTGCGCGTGTACACGGGACAAGTGAGCGTCACGAACGCGCCAGAGCGCACCGACTTGAAGCCTCAGTTCATCCTGCCGCCGCAAGAGGTGCCGGGACCCTACGAGATCCCTGGCCCGCGTGAGGTGTCGCTTGAGGAGTGGTTCTACATTGTCAAGAGCATGCAGAAAATCAAAATAGACAAGCAAGGGCGCGTGGTGGAGGCCGGCTCGTTCAGCACCAAGGACCCGGAAGAGCAGAGCGAGTGGGTGCGCTGGAACCTGCGTCGTGACCGCCAGCGCCAGCCAGAGCCACGAAGGTAA